From a single Hypanus sabinus isolate sHypSab1 chromosome 7, sHypSab1.hap1, whole genome shotgun sequence genomic region:
- the ch25hl2 gene encoding cholesterol 25-hydroxylase-like protein 2: protein MYFLEATQVFDPYVRVIQNANISQYAWDKSLLQPLWDYLRVTHQDTLRSPLFPVIISVSTYFITCTFYMTLDILARRCPAINRYKIHPEQHVTWANILKTLWLTGYNHVIFVFPAAAFQWYWRPPIPLQEEAPQLSEFLIGIVSCTVLFDFQYYFWHLMHHKFRWLYTTFHAIHHEYYAPFSWSTQYLSAWELISLGFWTTIDPIILQCHSLTGFTFMILNVWLSVDDHSGYDFPWAFHNIIPFGLWGGSVKHDAHHQKPQYYFAPYFSHWDWLCGTCCDYKRSPAYSEVEKKRHKATKNKKHI from the coding sequence ATGTATTTTCTAGAAGCGACCCAAGTCTTCGACCCATACGTCCGGGTAATCCAGAATGCCAATATTTCTCAGTACGCCTGGGACAAGTCCTTGCTGCAGCCGCTGTGGGACTACCTGCGAGTCACCCACCAGGATACCCTCCGCTCGCCGCTCTTTCCAGTTATCATCTCAGTCTCCACCTATTTCATCACCTGCACCTTCTACATGACGCTCGACATCTTGGCTCGCAGGTGCCCGGCCATTAACAGGTACAAGATCCACCCGGAGCAGCATGTAACGTGGGCAAACATTCTCAAGACTCTGTGGCTTACCGGCTACAACCACGTTATCTTTGTCTTCCCGGCAGCCGCGTTCCAATGGTACTGGAGACCTCCGATCCCGCTTCAGGAAGAGGCACCACAGCTCTCCGAGTTCCTTATAGGAATCGTCAGCTGCACAGTTCTCTTCGACTTCCAGTATTACTTCTGGCACCTAATGCACCACAAGTTTCGATGGCTCTACACGACTTTCCACGCCATCCATCACGAATATTACGCTCCCTTCTCCTGGTCGACGCAGTACCTATCTGCCTGGGAACTGATCAGCCTTGGCTTTTGGACCACCATAGACCCGATAATCCTGCAGTGCCACAGCCTGACTGGGTTCACCTTCATGATCTTAAACGTATGGCTCTCAGTGGATGACCACAGCGGCTATGACTTCCCTTGGGCTTTTCACAACATTATCCCTTTCGGGCTCTGGGGCGGCTCTGTGAAGCACGATGCTCACCACCAGAAGCCACAGTACTACTTTGCCCCTTACTTCTCCCACTGGGACTGGCTTTGCGGCACTTGTTGCGATTACAAGCGCTCGCCCGCCTATTCAGAGGTGGAAAAGAAACGACACAAAGCCACCAAAAACAAGAAACATATCTAG